The following proteins are co-located in the Salvelinus sp. IW2-2015 linkage group LG36, ASM291031v2, whole genome shotgun sequence genome:
- the il17d gene encoding interleukin-17D: MFGGVSFVCLLLVLLCDMASVAKVSKKSTRGRQCLDLPEEILEQMFGRLSVGVLSAFHHTLQLAPLERKNLTCPSAGRPVPDRKSRIPVNLLSLSPWAYRISHDPARYPRFIPEAYCLCKGCLIGPFGQESDQYRSTPVYMPSVILRRTGSCVGGRHSYTESYVSVAVGCTCVPLLEKDRDAQSSNQSLEREHTKADELSSNDKNI, from the exons ATGTTTGGTGGAGTATCTTTCGTGTGTTTGCTTCTGGTGCTGTTATGCGATATGGCATCGGTAGCCAAAGTGTCCAAGAAGTCCACCCGGGGTCGGCAGTGTTTGGACTTACCGGAAGAAATCCTCGAGCAAATGTTTGGGCGGCTTTCGGTGGGCGTCCTGAGTGCGTTCCACCACACTCTGCAGCTTGCACCATTGGAGCGGAAGAATCTCACCTGCCCATCAGCGGGACGCCCTGTCCCCGACAGGAAGTCTCGGATCCCCGTCAACCTTCTCAGCCTGTCTCCCTGGGCATACAG GATCTCCCACGACCCCGCCAGGTATCCCAGGTTCATACCCGAGGCATATTGCTTGTGTAAAGGCTGTCTGATAGGACCGTTTGGTCAGGAGAGCGACCAGTACCGCAGCACCCCTGTGTACATGCCCTCCGTCATCCTGCGACGCACAGGGTCCTGCGTTGGGGGGCGCCACTCATACACAGAGAGCTACGTATCTGTGGCCGTGGGGTGCACCTGTGTTCCCCTGCTGGAGAAGGATAGGGATGCGCAGAGCAGCAACCAgagcctggagagagaacacacaaaagCTGACGAGCTCAGCTCCAACGACAAGAACATATAA